A genomic region of Planctomycetia bacterium contains the following coding sequences:
- a CDS encoding tyrosine-type recombinase/integrase has translation MAIKNRLANSPWFPLSRHRNGQWCAHIWDSRQQRSRTYYFGAIAKDPTGKVALYDPAQGYFARLPGIEAGTDHLARSIVYDTGSLTLGDLVRRYLQEVKNRVDAHELSLRTLDSYLRELTKFAGFIGTDVQVSVLRPEHFARYMEHLTRARKLGNCARRRVRTDITAMLNFGQKNGWYAFVPTGAAWRSPPIDRASLRQARMRAGKPDYSDRLPTGKEIKMLLARATPSFKAIILLMINAGLGPADIGRLKWRHLDLERGRLIFPRPKTGVERRAYIWKKTRLALRNVQKLKRVAAAIAKDGEDAPVFISEQGNLMYRESLRTQEVEVDGVKCRKVVGVKVENAVSITVRRLIKITELPAGLKPYALRHAAKTYAKASRDPDAVNLMMGHQDRSIPGAYDHERITWRRMKRVALAINRKLWNRAGLIKPPAAAKQRSLPPGAGQNGECGRPAAAVALN, from the coding sequence ATGGCGATCAAAAACCGCCTTGCAAATTCACCCTGGTTTCCGCTTTCACGGCACCGCAATGGCCAGTGGTGCGCTCACATCTGGGATTCGCGTCAACAGCGATCGAGAACGTACTACTTTGGCGCGATCGCCAAGGATCCAACAGGCAAAGTTGCGCTGTATGACCCCGCACAAGGCTATTTCGCACGTCTTCCCGGCATCGAGGCCGGGACCGATCATCTTGCCCGAAGCATTGTCTACGATACTGGGTCTCTTACGCTTGGCGACTTGGTAAGACGTTATCTGCAGGAAGTAAAGAATCGAGTCGACGCTCACGAATTGTCCCTTAGAACCTTGGACAGTTACCTCCGCGAATTGACCAAATTTGCTGGCTTCATTGGTACGGACGTGCAGGTATCGGTGCTTCGGCCAGAACACTTTGCACGGTACATGGAACATCTCACTCGGGCACGCAAGCTGGGGAATTGCGCGAGGCGTCGCGTCCGCACCGACATCACCGCAATGCTCAACTTCGGGCAGAAGAATGGTTGGTATGCGTTCGTTCCGACCGGTGCCGCCTGGCGGAGTCCGCCGATCGATCGAGCGTCATTACGTCAAGCGCGGATGCGGGCGGGGAAGCCCGATTACTCGGATCGACTGCCCACCGGCAAAGAGATTAAAATGTTATTGGCCCGCGCAACGCCAAGTTTCAAAGCGATCATCCTGCTCATGATCAATGCGGGCTTGGGTCCGGCTGACATCGGTCGGCTGAAGTGGAGGCATCTTGATTTAGAACGAGGCCGGTTGATCTTTCCGCGACCGAAAACCGGCGTCGAGCGACGGGCGTACATCTGGAAGAAAACGCGTCTGGCGTTGCGAAATGTTCAAAAGCTCAAGCGGGTCGCCGCAGCAATTGCGAAGGATGGTGAGGACGCACCGGTTTTCATTTCAGAACAGGGCAACTTGATGTACCGCGAATCACTCCGGACACAGGAAGTGGAAGTCGATGGCGTGAAGTGCCGCAAAGTTGTCGGCGTAAAGGTTGAAAACGCGGTGAGCATCACGGTGCGACGATTGATCAAGATTACTGAGCTGCCGGCCGGTCTAAAGCCGTATGCACTCCGTCACGCCGCCAAGACGTACGCCAAGGCGTCGCGCGATCCGGATGCAGTCAACTTGATGATGGGCCACCAGGATCGAAGTATCCCGGGCGCCTACGACCATGAGCGGATTACTTGGAGGCGGATGAAACGGGTTGCACTCGCCATCAACCGGAAGCTGTGGAACCGAGCGGGACTGATTAAGCCGCCGGCAGCAGCGAAGCAGCGTTCGCTGCCGCCCGGTGCCGGACAAAACGGTGAGTGTGGGCGGCCTGCGGCGGCGGTTGCGCTGAACTGA